One stretch of Argiope bruennichi chromosome 3, qqArgBrue1.1, whole genome shotgun sequence DNA includes these proteins:
- the LOC129964194 gene encoding NF-kappa-B essential modulator-like encodes MASAEVSPIENGRHESFDSSEFSLIPPPVDGEEEREMANSQYDLGSAFPIQDLSNVEIQKRLVELVEDNESMKEALKYNNALMKDQLRTISEWHSQMTASLSQQRLSLEEAHLKIEELEKENTELRQKSFTISQRENSPCSDNELDFEIIQAKKFKEEEEVKQQLKETEKKVSELLQLVETQNAEINNLKLVCETKDKENADLKGQLSDHNELKSRCENLGLKMKSCEETTNQIQKLDEEQVKLLTALQEIDSKFAQEQNALERERMSHSETKKLLRDLQEKYNRIDKLLQIESKDQKEKSEQFLRREQEAKRALEQIDELTAKLFDFEQQLEEKDREIRMLSNQLEAASRESEEIPILKAQLDVYKIELNNEKEASQKNIQRLTQELSDLQTAVSFCSSCGAGNAHADAAARAKGRRRQGSSRQEVAMLTCPLCQFGFKDVQSLENHVNSCLDKAQ; translated from the exons ATGGCATCTGCAGAGGTGTCTCCCATTGAAAATGGAAGACATGAATCATTTGACTCTTCAGAATTTAGTTTGATTCCTCCCCCAGTAGATGGAGAGGAGGAGAGAGAAATGGCCAATAGCCAGTATGATTTGGGAAGTGCCTTTCCCATTCAGGATTTGAGTAATGTGGAAATTCAAAAGCGTCTTGTAGAATTAGTTGAAGACAATGAGTCCATGAAAG AGGCTCtgaaatataataatgcattgaTGAAGGACCAATTGCGTACCATCTCAGAGTGGCACAGCCAAATGACTGCATCTTTGTCGCAGCAGAGATTGTCTTTGGAAGAAGCTCATTTGAAAATTGAGGAGCTTGAAAAAGAGAATACAGAACTACGTCAAAAATCGTTCACTATCTCCCAG cGTGAAAATTCACCTTGCAGTGACAatgaattagattttgaaatcatacaagcaaaaaaattcaaa gaagaAGAGGAAGTAAAACAACAgttgaaagaaacagaaaaaaaagtttcagaactTCTGCAGCTAGTTGAAACACAGAATGCAGAG atTAACAACCTGAAATTGGTTTGTGaaacaaaagataaagaaaatgcTGATCTCAAAGGTCAACTTTCTGATCACAATGAACTCAAGtcaag atGTGAAAATTTGGGACTTAAGATGAAATCATGTGAAGAGACtacaaatcaaatacaaaaattagatGAAGAACAAGTGAAACTATTAACTGCTCTGCAGGAAATTGATAGTAAATTTGCTCAGGAGCAGAATGCACTTGAAAGAGAGAG aaTGAGTCATTCTGAGACTAAGAAACTCTTGAGGGATCTTCAAGAAAAATACAACAGAATTGATAAACTTCTGCAGATTGAATCAAAGGATCAAAAAGAAAAA AGTGAACAATTCTTAAGACGAGAGCAGGAGGCAAAAAGAGCTCTAGAACAAATTGATGAACTGACAGCTAAGTTGTTTGACTTTGAACAACAATTGGAAGAGAAAGATAGAGAGATTAGAATGCTTTCTAATCAGCTTGAAGCAGCCAGTCGAGAATCAGAGGAAATTCCCATCCTCAAAGCACAA TTGGATGTCTACAAGATAGAgttaaataatgaaaaggaaGCTTCTCAGAAAAATATTCAGAGATTGACTCAAGAACTTAGTGATCTCCAAACTGCAGTATCTTTCTGCTCTAGCTG TGGTGCTGGAAATGCCCATGCAGATGCAGCAGCAAGAGCCAAAGGACGTCGGAGACAAGGTTCTAGCCGTCaa GAGGTGGCTATGCTTACATGTCCTTTGTGCCAGTTTGGATTCAAAGATGTTCAATCACTTGAGAATCATGTTAATAGTTGCCTAGACAAAGCTCAGTGA